A section of the Bacillus pumilus genome encodes:
- a CDS encoding ABC transporter permease produces MDTLQQLWTYYQQNGSYVLEEFYRHFLMSAYGVLFAAIVGIPVGIFVAHYRKLSNWIFAITNVIQTIPALAMLSVLMLVLGLGSNTVILSLFLYSLLPIIRNTYTGIVSIEHAYLESGKAMGMTKWQVLRMVELPLALSVIMAGLRTALVIAIGITAIGTFVGAGGLGDIIIRGSNATNGTAIILAGAIPTALMAIIADLVMGWLERYLSPTNKKKERKALAEKNMTSA; encoded by the coding sequence ATGGACACACTGCAGCAATTATGGACGTATTATCAGCAGAACGGTTCATATGTGTTAGAAGAATTTTATCGGCATTTTCTCATGTCAGCGTATGGGGTGCTGTTTGCGGCAATAGTCGGAATTCCAGTAGGCATCTTTGTGGCGCATTACCGTAAGCTAAGCAATTGGATCTTTGCCATTACCAATGTCATTCAAACCATACCGGCGTTAGCGATGCTTTCCGTGTTAATGCTTGTGTTAGGACTTGGCTCAAATACAGTCATCTTATCACTCTTTCTGTATTCGCTTCTGCCGATTATCCGCAACACGTATACAGGGATTGTCAGCATTGAACATGCGTATTTAGAATCGGGTAAAGCGATGGGCATGACGAAATGGCAAGTGCTGAGAATGGTTGAATTACCGCTTGCTTTATCGGTCATAATGGCTGGTTTAAGAACGGCACTGGTCATTGCCATCGGTATTACAGCGATTGGGACATTTGTTGGTGCAGGAGGTCTAGGTGATATCATCATCAGAGGATCAAACGCCACAAACGGAACAGCCATCATTTTAGCAGGTGCGATTCCAACTGCACTCATGGCCATTATCGCTGACCTAGTCATGGGCTGGCTCGAACGTTATTTAAGCCCAACGAACAAGAAAAAAGAAAGAAAAGCATTAGCTGAAAAAAACATGACATCTGCTTAA
- a CDS encoding ABC transporter permease, translating to MDQIIDFLEKNGGELLTKMWEHLYISLIAVVLGIIVAVPLGVVLTRMKRGAGFVIGVVNIFQTLPSLAILAFFIPILGVGKIPAIVALFFYSVLPILRNTYAGVQGVNKNLLESGKGIGMTTWEQIRLVELPLAVPIIMAGVRTSTIYLIGWTTLAAFIGGGGLGDYILIGLQLYQPEYIIAGAIPVTILAVIIDFTLMKLEKKVTPEGLKGLKEVS from the coding sequence ATGGATCAAATCATCGATTTTCTAGAGAAAAATGGTGGGGAACTCCTCACAAAAATGTGGGAGCATTTATATATTTCCTTAATTGCTGTCGTACTAGGAATTATCGTTGCCGTTCCTTTAGGCGTCGTTCTCACGCGAATGAAACGAGGCGCAGGTTTTGTCATCGGTGTCGTGAATATCTTTCAAACACTCCCTAGTTTAGCGATTCTTGCATTTTTTATTCCTATTTTGGGAGTTGGGAAAATACCTGCAATCGTTGCTCTCTTTTTCTATTCAGTATTGCCTATTTTGAGAAATACGTATGCCGGCGTGCAAGGTGTGAACAAAAATCTCCTTGAATCCGGTAAAGGAATCGGCATGACGACATGGGAGCAAATTCGTCTTGTGGAACTTCCGCTTGCTGTACCGATCATTATGGCAGGTGTCCGTACGTCAACGATTTATTTAATTGGCTGGACAACACTTGCTGCTTTTATCGGTGGAGGCGGTCTTGGTGACTACATTCTCATTGGACTTCAGCTATATCAGCCGGAATACATTATTGCAGGTGCCATCCCAGTTACTATTTTAGCGGTCATCATCGACTTTACCTTGATGAAGCTGGAGAAAAAAGTAACACCAGAAGGCTTAAAAGGATTGAAGGAAGTTTCATAA
- a CDS encoding osmoprotectant ABC transporter substrate-binding protein has translation MKNRKTKWISALLAGCLLLISGCSLPGLAGSSGNTLRVGAQNFTESEIMAYIVSDIIEHYTDKKTTIVKNLGSNTVQQKAMENGDIDIAATRYTGTDLTSTLGMDAEKDPERAMEIVQKEFKKRYDYKWFDSYGFDNTYAFAVTQKMAKENKLETVSDLKKNAKNYRFGVDNIWLKKKGDGYEGFVKTYGIEFGSTYPMQIGLVYDALKNEKMDIVLAYSTDGRIKAYDLKILKDDKRFFPPYDASPVVPEKVLKENPGLDKVINRLIGKIDTEQMQELNYQVDGELQEPATVAKNFLKKHNYFE, from the coding sequence GTGAAGAATCGAAAAACAAAATGGATTAGTGCACTGCTTGCCGGATGCTTGCTATTGATAAGCGGCTGTTCACTTCCTGGACTAGCCGGCTCCTCAGGCAACACGCTGCGGGTGGGAGCACAAAACTTTACCGAATCAGAAATCATGGCCTATATAGTGAGCGATATCATCGAACATTACACAGATAAAAAGACAACCATTGTGAAGAACTTAGGCTCTAATACCGTACAGCAGAAAGCAATGGAAAATGGAGATATCGACATTGCTGCGACTAGATATACAGGGACAGATTTGACGAGTACGCTTGGAATGGATGCGGAAAAAGATCCGGAGCGTGCAATGGAAATCGTTCAAAAAGAATTTAAGAAACGCTATGATTACAAATGGTTTGATTCCTATGGCTTTGATAATACGTATGCCTTTGCCGTGACGCAAAAGATGGCGAAGGAAAATAAGTTAGAAACGGTATCTGACTTGAAAAAGAATGCGAAGAATTATCGGTTCGGGGTCGATAATATTTGGCTCAAAAAGAAAGGCGACGGTTATGAAGGGTTCGTGAAAACTTACGGAATTGAATTTGGAAGCACGTATCCAATGCAGATTGGTTTAGTCTACGATGCATTAAAAAATGAAAAAATGGATATTGTGCTTGCCTATTCAACAGATGGACGAATCAAAGCTTATGACCTCAAAATTTTAAAAGATGATAAGCGATTTTTCCCGCCATATGATGCATCGCCAGTTGTCCCAGAAAAAGTCTTAAAAGAAAACCCAGGGCTTGATAAGGTGATCAACAGACTGATCGGAAAAATCGATACAGAACAAATGCAAGAGCTGAACTATCAAGTTGACGGAGAGCTTCAAGAACCAGCCACCGTTGCGAAGAATTTCCTGAAAAAGCACAATTACTTTGAGTAA